The DNA segment TCATTGGTTCGCCTCCCTGGCAGGTATGATACAACTTAGTTATAACACCTCTTATATAGGAAGGAAAATGCATGGTTATCCACTTCAATTAATCTTTTGATTTCATAAAACGAGTTTTTACGACTTAAAAAATCATTTCTCATCGATAATGGAAAAACTAAATGTAAGTAATTAGTGCTTTTCCCACAAAAAATAGAGCTTTGATGAACGTCCGTAATCACATACGTACTATAACAAAGGAACAGCAGCCCCATATTTACGGGACTGCTGTTCCTTTAAGATAACTTATCAAGTTTCGATTAAGCCGTAACGACCATCTCGACGTTTATAAACTATGTTCGTTTCGTCTGTTAAAGAGTTGGTAAACACATAGAATGCGTGTCCAAGCATATCCATCTGAAGTGCGGCTTCTTCACTATCCATTGGCTTAAGATCGAAGCGCTTCGTTCTTACAATTTCAATATCAGATTCATCTTCTACTGCAAGCTGTTGCTGTTGTGCTTCCCTTTCCAGTTCAGCAAAGACGTATTTAGGAGCACCTTCTTGTCGAGATTTTCGGTTGACTTTCGTTTTATGCTTTCGGATTTGTCTTTCAAGTTTATCCACCACAAGGTCGATGGCAGCGTATAAGTCAGTATTGTGTTCCTCTGCACGAAGAAGCAAGTTCTTCATCGGAATTGTTACCTCAATGGTCTGCTCATCATTATAGACACTTAAATTTACGTGAACTTCTGAAGTTAGCGGAGTGTCAAAATAGCGTTCAAGCTTGCTCACCTTTTTCTCCACATATTCCTTTATGGAATCCGTCACCTCAAGATTTTCACCACGAATGTTGTAATTCATTACAAGTGTCCTCCTTTCATCCTTATGTGTTTATATTCTACCATACCCTGCCTCATTCCTGCATAAACTTTCGGAATTTTTTGACGAAATGGTGTCAGGGAATGCTGAAACCTAGTAGATCATTGCAGAATAGAGCTTAATCAGTGCATGATAAGTGTTTTTTCGACACCAACAAACGAATTCAAACTCGATTACGGCAGAATATTTCTTTCAAAAAAGGGGGATTTTTAATAAAAAAAGAGGCACCTTGTTTTATATAAAACGAGGCGCTTCTACTCACTCAATGGGCTGTATAGGGATTAATGAATGACTGCATCCGGGAACGCCAGTTTTCATAAACAGGAATGACCTCCTGAATAAGTAATTGGCGCTTTTCTTGATTGGTTCCTAGTGTGAACCATTTCTCAAGCAGCTTGACGATATCGTGAAACTCGTTCACAAGCTCTCTTGTACGCGCTTCTTCTTGAAGAAGTTCAAGAAGACTTTCATGTGTATGACTTATTTGTTGAAACGCAACTAGTATATCTTCAAACACCTGCTGGACTTGCGGTAATGCTTCTTTCTCTAAATTATTTTCTAAGTATTCGAATCCCTCACTAATAACCGCTAACAATTGTTTATATTCTTGGAGCATGTGATGTTGGGCAGCTGTTAATTCTGACATAATCGTCTCCTACTATTTTTTGTGATCCATAAACATCCCATCATATGCCGAAACACTTTGATAGGGGTTCGTATAACGCTGCTTGCTGGATTTCTGCTTTTTCATGTTGCGTAAATCGACCTTCAGATCGTTTAACAAAAATTCAAGCTTTTGATTCAATGTCGGTTCTCGTTTGATAATTCTTTCGATCACCGCTTGCTCCTCTGAAGTTTGAGGCTGTGGAAGCTTTGTTAAAAACTGTTCCCGCTGATCCAAGAGCTTCTCCACTTCTTCTAAAACATCCTTCCGGTTCTGATCTGTTACCTTTTGATGAACCGTTTCATCAAGCTGGGCAGTAACCAAGGCGAACTGTTCCCACATAGTCACTACGCATTCCCGCCTGCCCCGTGCTGGGCTTTTCTCGTTTGCAAAATAACTTCCTTCCACGTATCACGGAATTCAGTAACGAGACCTTCTACTTCATCAAGGATCGCGCTATCGTTTTGACTGTTCGCTTCCATCAGCCGACGGTTCATATAATCATAAAGGGGAAGGACCTCTTTTGATACAGCATAATCCTGATTCATTGTCAGCATTAGCTCTCGAATGATGGCCTGAGCTTTTTGGATCGAGGCATTCTTTTGTTCGATGGAACCATTGCTTATCGCTTTCTTCGCTGAACGAATGAACTTAATGCATCCATTGTATAACATAAGCGTAAGCTCTCCTGGGGAAGCTGTTTCTACTGAATTATTTTGGTAGGCTTGAATCGACATCTACCCGACACTCCTTTTGAAAAATGTTAGCCAAAGTTTGACATCAAAAAGGCGGACTGAGAGTTTAATTGCTGAATAGCTTGTTCCATTTGGCCAAATTGTGACCAATAACGGTCCTCAATTTGAACAAGACGATCCTCAAACGCCTCCATCCGATCTTCCATATCTTCAAGTCGCCGGCCCAGCATGTACGTTTCTTCGGTACTCGTTGGTTTACCGGCTTTACGCTCAATGGTTTGACGGGTGTCAGCGATCGTCTCTTCCAACTTATCAATAATCCCTTTACTTCCTGTTTCACTGTTTCCTGCAAATAACTCTTGGACAGCCTTTGGGTCTTCCCTTAGAGCCTCTCGCAGCTCGTCTTCCGTAATCAAAAGCTTGCCACCATCTAAATAGTTGGCACTCGTTTTAATCCCAACTTGCGACAACTGTGTATATTCTCCACCAGTATCAACCGTGCCGTACCAATTGGAACGCATTTCAAATAAGGCATTCTGGATCGTAGAATCATTACGAAGCATCCCGCTTTTTGCTTTTTCTTCCCAAAGTTCAATCTCCCGTTCTTCCAAATCCTCTTTTTGTTTCTCAGTGAGAGGAGGAAAATCACGATACCGTTTCTCTGATACTTGTTCATTCAAACTCTCAATAACTTTATTATACTTGTCTACAAACTTCGTGATGTTCTCAACAGCACTGTCAATATTGTTCGATACATTTACATTGACTGCCGTATCCATCACCGCATGAAAGTTAAAGGTGACACCGTTTAATGTATAATTATTATCATGAGTTGTAATTTCTAAAGAGCCATTGTATTTGAATGCAGCATCCTGCCCGCCTTTTTCATTCAGCTTCCAAGTCCCAGAAGAATTATCACCATTTTTTATTCCTAAAGTATTAGAAAGAAATCCTGCAGTAGTACTATCAAAACCGATCTCGGCCCCTAGAAACTGAGAGTTGTCCGTATTGTAATCACCTGTTTGTGTGCGTTCAATCATAATCTTATCCGCACTACTGTCATAAAAAGCTCGTAAGCCTAAATCAGAATTACTAATCTCATCTAACACTTCATTTAAGGACTGTTCCATATCGATAGAGAACGTTTGTGTGGAAGGACCATCTTCTCCATAGGTTGTAATAGTGAAGTCACCCCCATCAAAACCATTGGCAAACTTACTTTCTTCCGACGACAATGAGGCTGTTGGATCAATTTGTTCGCCCGCTTTCGATAGCCTTGTCTCACTCAAATTATAAGCCGCTGTGGCCATCTGGGTCACTTGAACATTGTAATTCCCTTCCCCAGCGCCTGCAGAAGCCTCCGCACTAATTGCTGAAGATGGTGACGTAACCTCTTTCGATTGATAGGTTTTTGATAGATTCATATCAAGTGTCATACTATCTAACTCAAAAAGCTGCTTATTGACGTCACGATAGGCATCACGCTGCCATTCCGTCCACGTTTTATCTTGTTCCATTTTATTCAAAGGCTGGCGTTCTGCTCTCATTAAATCGTTCACAAGCTTATCAATATCCATCCCGGATGCCAAACCGCCTATCCGCATATCACTCATATGTTCACCTTCTAATCTTTTATCGTCAACACATCTATTTTTCTTTATATCGGCAATAGTTGAACAGAGTTGAATACATAATAAGAAAAAATCGGGTTAAGTTCGAATCACTCGGCATTTAGTCAGAATGATTTCAAATCAGGGAAGAATCTTTTTCCATTTCGTAAAAATCCTCTGACGTTAGGTTAGAACCAAGCATGGTGCGGATAGAATCCGCTTACTTTTAGTAAGAAAAACAATTGACACCACTGTCAACAAATCTGTATAATTTAATACAATGTTTAAAGCCGACTTTTTTGATAGGAATTATAGTCATAAGGGGGTAGTTCGTTGTTTTTACAAATGAATCATGTTGGAAAAACCTTTACCGATCAAGATCAGCAATCGTCCTTTGAAGTTTTTTCCGATATTGACTTAAGTATATCCGAAAACCAATTCGTATCCATCCTAGGGCCTTCAGGATGTGGGAAATCGACACTATTGTCTATGGTCGCAGGACTCGAGAAGGCTACAGAGGGCACCATCACCTTGCAAGAAAAAGAAATAAAGCAAGCCGGACCCGACCGCGGTATGGTTTTCCAGCAGCCTTCCTTATTTCCCTGGCTCAATGTCCGCGACAACGTCACCTTCCCATTAAAAGGAACAATGAGTAAAAAAGCAGCCAACGACCGTGCCAATCACTTCTTAAAAATGGTTCACTTAAGCCGTTTCAAGCAAAGCTTCACCTATGAACTCTCAGGAGGGATGCAGCAGCGTGTCGCCATTGCCCGGGCACTAGCTATGGACCCTAAAGTTTTGCTAATGGATGAACCATTTGGTGCCCTCGATGAACAAACACGCCATATCCTGCACGATGAGTTAATAAAAATTTGGCAAGAAACACAAAAAACCATTCTCTTCGTTACACACAGCATCCAAGAAGCTATCAAACTATCAGATCGTGTCGTCGTTATGGGAACGCGCCCCGGACGAATCATCGCCGATTTTACAATAGATATACCTAGACCAAGAAAACGAGATAATAAAGAAATCATCGAACTTGAGAAGAGAGTCATGGATTTGCTTGAAGGCGAAATTAACAAAGTCTTAAAGGAAGAGCTATCAAATGAAATTGAATATAGTCGTTAAACGTGTATTATTTTTAGTCGCAATCATCGGATTATGGCAGCTGATTTATTCAGCAAATGTGTTTGAAGATATTATTTTCCCATCACCAAATCAAGTTTGGACAGCATTATATGAAGGATTCGCAAGTGGAGACCTTGTCGAAGCGTTAGGAGCAAGCTTTAAGCATTTGCTCTCTGGAATGTCAATGGCGATCTTGTTTGGCACGATCGTTGGGGTCATTTTTGGAAAATCAAAACAGGCAGATGAAACCGCTGGAATGTACTTAATCGCCCTGCAAAGTATCCCAAGTATCGTCTGGGTACCGCTTGCCATTATGCTCTTTGGCTTCACAGAATTTGCCGTCATTTTCGTCGTCGTTTTAGGAGGAACATTCGTTATGGCCTTAAACGTCCGATCAGCCATTCATAATGTCCCCCCTCACCTCGTAAGGGCAGCCAGAACAATGGGAACAAAAGGATTCCGCTTATTTTACCTTGTTGAAGTCCCAGCAAGTATCCCATACTTCATGTCAGGTGTTCGACTCGCCTGGGCCTTCAGTTGGCGCGCCTTAATGGCCGGGGAATTACTCAGTAACGGACCGGGCTTAGGCTATTCACTGAGATACGCACAAGATTATGCCCGTATGGATCAAGTCATTGGCATTATTATTATCATCGGAGTGATAGGCGCCGTCGTCGATCAGCTCGTATTTTCCAAGTTAGAGAAAAATGTTATGAAACGATGGGGTTTAGCAAAATAAAGAAAGGATGAATGTACATGAAGAAATTTTTATCAATTATGACACTCATTACACTTAGTCTCATATTAGCTGCCTGTGGAAGCAGCGAGCAAGAAGCAAGTGGAGACGGATCAAAAGAAATTACCATCGGATACTTCCCAAACATTAACCACGTTGCCGGCATGGTAGCCGAAGAACAAGACCTCTATTCAGAAACGCTGCCAGATGGAACAAAAGTAAACTACAAATACTTCCCTGATGGCTCAGCATTCATGACGGCTGTCGAAACAGGCGAAGTACAAGGCGGCCTCGTCGGACCAGGCCCAGCCATGAACCACTTTACAAGCGGCGCGAAGATTAACGTCGTAGCTGCAGGATCAACCGGCGGAACCGTGATTATGGCCAGAAAAGGCGCCAACATCGAAACACCCGAAGACTTAAAAGGAAAAACTTTCATCTCCCCACGCGTCGGCTGTACACATGACGTCCAATTCGAAACCATGATGATGGAAGAATACGACATCACCTCTGACCGCATTGATGGAACAATGAAACACGTCACAGGAAAACCAGCCACCTATCACAGCATGTTTAACGCAGGAAACGTCGATGCAGCCACAGTCCCTGAACCATGGGCATCTGTTATCGAAGCACAAGGCAGCGGCGAAGTTCTCGTAGATACACCTGAAGTCGCTTATGGCGAAACATTACCAGCCGCCGTGTTTGTAACATCCCAAGACTTAGTCAAAAATAACCCAGACATGGTGCAAAGCATCGTAGACGCCCATAAGAAAGCAACAGAGTTTATTAAAGACAATCCAGAAGAAGCGAAAACCATCGCGATTGATAAGATTAAAGAGATCACTGATCAAGAGCTATCTAAATCCGTCATTGACAATGCATGGGAACGTATCGATTTCACTTATGACATTGACGGAAATACACTGCAGGATTTTGCGAATTCTTCTTATGAGCTTGAGTTTTTGAAGAAGAAGCCTGATTTAGAAGGGCTAGTGGATACGAGTTTTATTAAATAATAGATAAAGCCAGCCGGGAGCGGCTGGCTTTTTGTTTATGAAAAAAAATAGGTTTGTTTTACTCTATTAAGTTGAACTTTTCCTAGTCCCCTTGTCCAATGTCTCTTGAGTCTTTGCTTTACGCTTTTTCAAAGCCTCAATCTTCTTCTTAGTAATTGAGTCTCTCACTTTAGAAGGTGTATTCGGTCTTACATAAACACCATCCTTCACAGTTTCTTCCAACCGTCGTGCATTCTCTAGATCAAGGAATTCTGTTTTCAAGGCTATCTCTCCTAAAAATAGGTGTCTACTAAAGCCTTAGCCTCTTTAGTTTCAATAACCACCTGCCTCTCCCTAGGATTCAACATCTTCGCTCCGATGAATGAGACTATATTTCTATATCCTGGAACCTCCGACCCCACTTGCATCATGAAAAGGAAGAAGTATCCCCTATACCGTTAAAACAAAAAGCCCACTCGTTTAGAATGGACTCTCGTTACTATAGTCAACTTATTATTAACAACAACTCTTAATTCTTACCAAGTTATTAATAAGGTGCCGCTGCCATTCCCAACAAAGATCCTAAAATAGCACCCGCTATTGCCATCACCATTAAAATAACACCATGGGTATCATTATTATTCTTGTACGTTAAAAAACCCATTATAAAGGCTCCGGCACCAAAAAGGATTGGGATAAAGAGTATAGAAATTCCAAAGAATACCCAACCCAAAATGATATAAGTCTTATGATTCTTTGATGGAACTTGGCTACTTGAATGGGAGTAATTGGTGACAGAAGTTTGAGGATGAGAATGTTGGCTTTCA comes from the Halobacillus shinanisalinarum genome and includes:
- a CDS encoding ABC transporter substrate-binding protein; the encoded protein is MKKFLSIMTLITLSLILAACGSSEQEASGDGSKEITIGYFPNINHVAGMVAEEQDLYSETLPDGTKVNYKYFPDGSAFMTAVETGEVQGGLVGPGPAMNHFTSGAKINVVAAGSTGGTVIMARKGANIETPEDLKGKTFISPRVGCTHDVQFETMMMEEYDITSDRIDGTMKHVTGKPATYHSMFNAGNVDAATVPEPWASVIEAQGSGEVLVDTPEVAYGETLPAAVFVTSQDLVKNNPDMVQSIVDAHKKATEFIKDNPEEAKTIAIDKIKEITDQELSKSVIDNAWERIDFTYDIDGNTLQDFANSSYELEFLKKKPDLEGLVDTSFIK
- a CDS encoding ABC transporter ATP-binding protein translates to MFLQMNHVGKTFTDQDQQSSFEVFSDIDLSISENQFVSILGPSGCGKSTLLSMVAGLEKATEGTITLQEKEIKQAGPDRGMVFQQPSLFPWLNVRDNVTFPLKGTMSKKAANDRANHFLKMVHLSRFKQSFTYELSGGMQQRVAIARALAMDPKVLLMDEPFGALDEQTRHILHDELIKIWQETQKTILFVTHSIQEAIKLSDRVVVMGTRPGRIIADFTIDIPRPRKRDNKEIIELEKRVMDLLEGEINKVLKEELSNEIEYSR
- a CDS encoding ABC transporter permease, producing MKLNIVVKRVLFLVAIIGLWQLIYSANVFEDIIFPSPNQVWTALYEGFASGDLVEALGASFKHLLSGMSMAILFGTIVGVIFGKSKQADETAGMYLIALQSIPSIVWVPLAIMLFGFTEFAVIFVVVLGGTFVMALNVRSAIHNVPPHLVRAARTMGTKGFRLFYLVEVPASIPYFMSGVRLAWAFSWRALMAGELLSNGPGLGYSLRYAQDYARMDQVIGIIIIIGVIGAVVDQLVFSKLEKNVMKRWGLAK
- the fliS gene encoding flagellar export chaperone FliS; amino-acid sequence: MSIQAYQNNSVETASPGELTLMLYNGCIKFIRSAKKAISNGSIEQKNASIQKAQAIIRELMLTMNQDYAVSKEVLPLYDYMNRRLMEANSQNDSAILDEVEGLVTEFRDTWKEVILQTRKAQHGAGGNA
- a CDS encoding zinc-ribbon domain-containing protein is translated as MYCSTCGNEIKDDDAFCQGCGKQLDTDQGSESQHSHPQTSVTNYSHSSSQVPSKNHKTYIILGWVFFGISILFIPILFGAGAFIMGFLTYKNNNDTHGVILMVMAIAGAILGSLLGMAAAPY
- a CDS encoding flagellar hook-associated protein 2, translated to MSDMRIGGLASGMDIDKLVNDLMRAERQPLNKMEQDKTWTEWQRDAYRDVNKQLFELDSMTLDMNLSKTYQSKEVTSPSSAISAEASAGAGEGNYNVQVTQMATAAYNLSETRLSKAGEQIDPTASLSSEESKFANGFDGGDFTITTYGEDGPSTQTFSIDMEQSLNEVLDEISNSDLGLRAFYDSSADKIMIERTQTGDYNTDNSQFLGAEIGFDSTTAGFLSNTLGIKNGDNSSGTWKLNEKGGQDAAFKYNGSLEITTHDNNYTLNGVTFNFHAVMDTAVNVNVSNNIDSAVENITKFVDKYNKVIESLNEQVSEKRYRDFPPLTEKQKEDLEEREIELWEEKAKSGMLRNDSTIQNALFEMRSNWYGTVDTGGEYTQLSQVGIKTSANYLDGGKLLITEDELREALREDPKAVQELFAGNSETGSKGIIDKLEETIADTRQTIERKAGKPTSTEETYMLGRRLEDMEDRMEAFEDRLVQIEDRYWSQFGQMEQAIQQLNSQSAFLMSNFG
- a CDS encoding flagellar protein FliT yields the protein MWEQFALVTAQLDETVHQKVTDQNRKDVLEEVEKLLDQREQFLTKLPQPQTSEEQAVIERIIKREPTLNQKLEFLLNDLKVDLRNMKKQKSSKQRYTNPYQSVSAYDGMFMDHKK
- the hpf gene encoding ribosome hibernation-promoting factor, HPF/YfiA family, yielding MNYNIRGENLEVTDSIKEYVEKKVSKLERYFDTPLTSEVHVNLSVYNDEQTIEVTIPMKNLLLRAEEHNTDLYAAIDLVVDKLERQIRKHKTKVNRKSRQEGAPKYVFAELEREAQQQQLAVEDESDIEIVRTKRFDLKPMDSEEAALQMDMLGHAFYVFTNSLTDETNIVYKRRDGRYGLIET